A stretch of Microtus pennsylvanicus isolate mMicPen1 chromosome 5, mMicPen1.hap1, whole genome shotgun sequence DNA encodes these proteins:
- the Hps6 gene encoding BLOC-2 complex member HPS6, translating to MKRAGTLRLLSDLSNFTGAARLRELLAGDPDVLVRCSPDGRHLLLLRSPGSPAPQLLVSMRGPGLTLERAWPEGHPSPLDAFFVPWLARPALILVWESGLAEVWGTGMEPGWKLLQSTELCPDGGARLLAVAATRGRLVWCEERQLGVEDQPGQLSMAFSHRVCVKTLETSGEAGTKLGRTHILLHHCPPFGLIASRKDLFLVPTTTTWPGVAHVLLIWNPSKSKMIVVAPSLGLSHSKSLNPRQGDTWDFRALLRGLPGFLSPREPLAVHTWAPSSHGLLLLDLKGKVSLVQCHGGTRTVGTLQEAPVGLKGSAALGTFHGTLACVLGSTLELLDMSSGQLLERKVLSTDKVHLLEPSAPGMKNEEDMEMQGALCLLSALGLFCVGWEAPQGLELPSDKDMVFEEACGYYQRRSLRGTQLTPEELRHNSMFRAPQALASILQGHLPPSALLTTLRAELRDYRSLEQLKAQLVAGDEEEAGWTELAEHEVARLLRTQLTGDHLVQFNTIFQALPTAAWSATLQALQLQPDRTGRLRSQAPPDVWKKILRGPTAGKEHPNGILPPFELLCQCLCQLEPQWLPPFVELAQQQGGPGWAAEGPSLPLYRRALAVLGEEGKRPEALELELLLGSGRPKAVLQAVRQLIEKEQWEKALQAGLALDSSSPLLRSEIFKLLLAEFARHRRLDAHLPLLCRLCPPEVAPDELLLLLRTHLPDDVGTANPFPEPGAEPPLTVGLVRALLEQTGAQGRPSGPAQSKYEDILWDPDTPPPTPPRGPIATLQASEHPGPEAWVPSGQGLCAADMGGHL from the coding sequence ATGAAGCGTGCAGGAACTCTGCGCCTGCTTTCGGATTTGAGCAACTTTACCGGTGCGGCCCGACTCCGCGAGTTGTTGGCCGGGGACCCAGATGTCCTAGTCCGCTGCAGCCCTGACGGCCGCCACCTGCTGCTGTTAAGATCCCCCGGGTCGCCTGCCCCGCAACTTCTAGTGTCAATGCGGGGGCCGGGCCTGACGCTAGAGCGTGCCTGGCCGGAGGGCCACCCCTCGCCGCTGGACGCCTTCTTCGTCCCGTGGCTGGCGCGACCTGCGCTGATCTTGGTGTGGGAGAGTGGCCTAGCAGAGGTGTGGGGCACGGGGATGGAGCCCGGCTGGAAGCTACTTCAGAGCACGGAGTTGTGTCCCGATGGTGGAGCCCGCTTGTTGGCCGTGGCAGCAACTCGAGGCCGCCTAGTGTGGTGTGAGGAGCGTCAGCTTGGCGTTGAGGACCAGCCAGGGCAGCTTTCAATGGCTTTCAGCCACCGTGTGTGCGTCAAGACCCTGGAGACCAGCGGGGAGGCTGGCACCAAACTAGGCCGCACACACATCCTGCTGCACCACTGCCCCCCTTTTGGACTGATAGCCTCCCGCAAGGACCTCTTCCTGGtgcccactaccaccacctggcctggcGTGGCCCATGTCCTGCTCATCTGGAACCCAAGCAAGAGCAAGATGATAGTTGTCGCCCCATCTCTTGGCCTTTCTCACAGTAAAAGCCTGAATCCCAGACAAGGAGACACTTGGGACTTTCGGGCCCTGCTGCGAGGCCTTCCTGGGTTCCTGTCCCCCAGGGAGCCATTGGCTGTCCACACCTGGGCCCCATCTTCCCATGGCTTGTTGTTGCTGGACTTGAAAGGCAAGGTGAGCCTAGTGCAATGCCATGGTGGTACTCGGACTGTGGGAACCCTGCAGGAGGCGCCTGTCGGCCTAAAGGGTTCTGCAGCTCTGGGAACATTTCATGGCACCTTAGCCTGTGTCCTGGGCTCCACGTTGGAACTACTGGACATGAGCAGCGGGCAGCTGTTGGAAAGGAAGGTCCTAAGTACAGATAAAGTACATCTGCTGGAGCCGTCAGCCCCTGGCATGAAGAATGAGGAAGACATGGAGATGCAAGGAGCTCTCTGCTTGCTTTCAGCCTTGGGTCTCTTTTGTGTGGGTTGGGAAGCTCCCCAAGGCCTTGAGCTACCCTCAGACAAGGATATGGTGTTTGAGGAGGCCTGTGGGTACTACCAGCGACGGAGCCTGCGTGGTACCCAGCTTACCCCAGAAGAGCTGAGACACAACAGCATGTTTCGGGCACCTCAGGCCTTGGCCTCCATCCTTCAGGGCCACCTGCCCCCATCTGCACTGTTGACCACGCTGAGGGCTGAGCTTCGGGACTACCGGAGTTTGGAGCAGCTCAAGGCCCAGCTGGTGGCCGGGGATGAGGAGGAGGCTGGCTGGACCGAGCTGGCAGAGCATGAGGTGGCACGCCTGCTGAGAACGCAGTTGACCGGCGACCACCTGGTCCAATTCAACACCATTTTCCAAGCCCTTCCTACAGCAGCTTGGAGTGCCACCCTCCAGGCCCTGCAGCTCCAGCCAGATAGGACGGGCAGGCTGAGGTCTCAGGCACCCCCTGATGTATGGAAGAAGATACTGAGGGGTCCAACAGCTGGAAAGGAGCACCCCAATGGAATCTTGCCCCCCTTTGAACTCCTGTGTCAGTGCCTATGCCAGCTAGAGCCTCAGTGGCTCCCCCCATTTGTGGAACTGGCTCAGCAGCAAGGTGGGCCAGGCTGGGCAGCCGAAGGCCCCAGTCTGCCCCTTTATCGGCGAGCCCTAGCTGTGCTGGGTGAGGAAGGGAAGAGACCTGaggccctggaactagagctgcTTCTGGGCAGTGGGCGGCCCAAGGCTGTGCTGCAAGCCGTGAGGCAGCTAATAGAGAAGGAGCAGTGGGAAAAGGCTCTGCAGGCCGGCCTGGCCCTGGACTCCTCCAGCCCCCTGCTTCGGAGCGAGATCTTTAAGCTCCTGCTGGCAGAATTTGCCCGGCACCGCCGCCTTGATGCTCACCTCCCCCTCCTTTGCCGCCTGTGCCCACCAGAAGTGGCTCCAGATGAGCTGCTGCTTTTACTGAGGACGCACCTCCCAGATGATGTGGGAACCGCCAACCCTTTCCCTGAGCCTGGGGCAGAGCCCCCTCTCACAGTGGGTTTGGTCAGAGCCCTCCTAGAACAAACTGGGGCTCAAGGACGACCTTCTGGCCCTGCTCAAAGCAAATATGAGGACATCCTGTGGGATCCAGACactccacccccaaccccaccccgcGGACCTATTGCTACTCTCCAGGCATCCGAGCACCCAGGACCAGAAGCATGGGTACCATCTGGACAGGGGCTCTGTGCAGCTGACATGGGAGGTCACTTGTAG